The following are encoded in a window of Podospora pseudoanserina strain CBS 124.78 chromosome 6, whole genome shotgun sequence genomic DNA:
- the AYR1 gene encoding NADPH-dependent 1-acyl dihydroxyacetone phosphate reductase (COG:Q; EggNog:ENOG503P15W) has translation MGPQPGQKTVLITGCTPGGIGHALCLEFHSKGLHVIATARNPSVLADLGALGMTTLPLDVTSPSSIKTCHDQVSALTNNKLDILVNNAGRTHTHPATDIDIDDVRETFETNVFGVMAMCAAFSDLLINSKGLIINIASLAAITPYVFGSVYCASKGAVVSYSRTLRLELKPFGVRVMVAMTGTVRSQIASKTHRTLPEGSIYQRVKEIFEKRLTFSQNNATVKTEDYAKKLVANALKPEWPLILRSWFGRADWFWAGGWSKGVWASTFFGEWILDFVLYRLIGLKKMEQVLREEERKKKLT, from the exons ATGGGACCTCAACCTGGACAAAAGACGGTGCTCATCACCGG ATGCACCCCGGGAGGTATCGGCCATGCGCTATGCCTAGAATTCCACTCCAAGG gcCTGCACGTCATAGCCACAGCCCGCAACCCATCCGTCCTCGCCGACCTCGGCGCCCTGGGCAtgaccaccctccccctcgacgTCACAAGCCCCTCCAGCATCAAGACCTGCCACGACCAAGTCtccgccctcaccaacaacaagctcgacatcctcgtcaacaacgccggccgcacccacacccaccccgccaccgacatcgacatcgacGACGTCCGCGAGACTTTTGAGACAAACGTCTTTGGCGTCATGGCCATGTGCGCCGCCTTTTCCGATCTGCTCATCAACTCCAAGGGTTTAATCATCAATatcgcctccctcgccgccatcaccccctACGTCTTTGGCTCCGTCTACTGCGCCTCCAAGGGTGCCGTTGTGTCGTACTCAAGGACCCTGCGGTTGGAGCTCAAGCCTTTTGGTGTGAGGGTCATGGTTGCCATGACTGGTACTGTGAGGAGCCAGATCGCGAGCAAGACCCACCGGACGCTGCCTGAGGGAAGTATTTATCAGCGTGTCAAGGAGATCTttgagaagaggttgacgtTCAGCCAGAACAATGCAACTGTCAAGACGGAGGATTATGCGAAGAAGCTGGTGGCTAATGCGCTCAAGCCTGAGTGGCCGCTTATCTTGCGGTCTTGGTTTGGCAGAGCGGATTGGTtttgggctggtggctggAGCAAGGGTGTTTGGGCCAGTACATTCTTTGGGGAGTGGATCTTGGACTTTGTGCTATATCGGTTGATTggcttgaagaagatggaacaggtgttgagggaggaggagaggaagaagaagctgactTGA